The Candidatus Poribacteria bacterium nucleotide sequence TGCCAAACATTGGACTCATAGAACTGGCGGATGCTGAGACCGGAGAGACGGTCGTTATTGATACGCGTTCCGAGACAGCGCGACAGTCGTATCAAGAGCTTAATCAACGTGCCGATGCTGAACGTAGACAGATTTTCCGAGCAAGCCAAATTGATTCTATTCACATCAGAACAGATGAATCCTATGTAAAGCCGCTTATCCGATTTTTCCGCCAACGTGCTGCTTGAGGCTAAGGCATGTAAGGTTATGAGTAAATTAGAGGTCCGGAATTTAACACAAAGCTTTGTTCAAAAAGATACCCGATTACAGGTATTGGATACCTTGAATTTCTCTGTTGATGAAGGGCAGTTTGTCGCTTTATTGGGTCCCTCGGGTTGTGGGAAAAGCACGCTTTTTAATATTATTTCTGGGCTACTTGTGCCGGACACTGGAGAAATTTACCTCAACGGCAAACGCATCTATGGCAATACCGGTGATTTTGCTTATATGCAACAAAAGGATCTTCTCTTACCGTGGCGAACTGTCCTGAGAAATGTCCTCATTGGTCCAGAGATTCACAACGAACTGCTTGACACCGCGCGGGAGGAAGCACAAAAGCGTTTGGCGCAACTCGGATTAAGCGGGTTTGAAAACAGTTATCCAATGCAGCTATCGGGTGGAATGCGGCAACGCGTCGCGCTCGTCCGGACGCTCCTTTTTCGGAAAAAGGTGCTGCTTTTAGATGAACCGTTCGGTGCGTTGGATGCAATGACACGGACTGTCATGCAATCCATCCTACTCGACATTTGGGCAGAAGACAGGCAGACCGTTTTGCTCATTACCCATGATATTGAGGAAGCACTGTTGCTTGCAGATAAAATTTACGTGCTAACTGCCCGACCCGCGACGCTCAAGGCAGAGGTGCCTGTCTCTCTATCGCGTCCAAGAGACATCACTGATACTGCTCTCATTCGCTTGAAAAGAGAACTTTTGTCTCTCCTACAGATCGAAATATCAGCCGTTTTCGATGCAGGCTAAGTCTATTTCTCTTCAGAATCCTTGGTCAATTCATGCCAAAATGAACGTGAGGAGCGATTCATATTGTCAAACATTTCGTAATTCCCCTTTTTACAAAACTCGTAGAGTGCTTTGGTCAACGGGATTTCAAATCCGGCTTTCTCTGCTGCTGCAAGAAAATACGGCAGTTCTGGATATTTCACAACGAGCGTCTTACCGGTTCCATCAACGATACGTTTGGCGATTCTGTCAAACTGTCCACGCCATCCATCACCCATTCCGACGACCTTTCGGATTGCCTCTGGGTCTACACCGGCACAGACCCCATAAGCCATCGCCTCCATAAATGCTGCATCACCGAGTCCCATCGCCAGTTGATTCACACCCTTGACAATCTGACCGGAACCACTCGGACCGCAATACACTACGTATTTCGGTTCACCGATGATTTCCAAGATTGGACGATGCTTTTCAACGACCGCTGCATCACCACCAACGAAGATCCGAAGTGTTCCTGTTTCGGATCCGTTGGATCCACCACTTACCGGTGCGTCTATCAGGGTCGCGCCTTTTTCGGTGAGTGCCGTTGCGATCTTCCGTGTCTGTTCTAATTCTGTCGTGCCTAAGTCGATAAAAACGTGACCGTCGCGGGCATTGGGAATGAGGTGTTGTTCAGCGACGCTGCAAAAAACAGCGGAGGAACACAAACTGGTCATGATGACATCGCTGTTTTTGACGACTTCATTGCTATCTTTTCCAGCAGTCGCGCCTGTTGCAGCGAGTGCCTTGCATTTTGTGGGGTCGATGTCATATCCCATGAGCGGATGCCCGGCATTATGGAGATTTTTCGCCATCCGCCCGCCCATGTTTCCAAGTCCAATAAAACCGATTGTGGGGAGTTGTTGAGTGTTCATAATTTTCCTATACTTTGGTTTCTGAGAGTGCCGTTTTCGTCTTGTGATGTGAGGCGTGGATAAAAGTGTAGCATGTTTGAAAAGAAGCATCAAGAGGAATAGAGGCACGCCGAATCTACTTATATCTATAAAGTCCATTTTTCCTTGACCTTTTTTGTTTTCTCTGATATACTGCGAATGCTGGATTACGGTATCACTGGATTGGGCGCGTTTCGCTTCGGCTTCATAATAGAGCCATTGAGGGGAATCGCGCCCTTAAACCACAATTTGTCTTAATTTCCTTAGACTACTTTTCCAATGTAATGGACCCGAATAAAGGAGTTTCCAAAAAATGATACACCTAATTAGATACGCCTTGATTTTGGCGTTACTTGTTTTTGGGGCGTATAATGTGCATGCGGAAATTTTGTTGCAGGAAGATTTTGAGGGCGATTTGGACTTAACGACGAAATGGCAGACGGGGCACCCCAAATTTGTCTACCCGAAAGACGGTATCCTCTATTTGAATCAAGGGAAATCCGGTGGAGACTATGTGAGTCTGCGGTCTGTTCAACACTTCAACGATATGGTTATCTATTACGAATGGTTCATCATCGAATGGAGTGGACAGGGAGACGGCGGCGGTGCGTTGCGGCAGACACCTGATGGTTCTTATTGGATGCGCTGGTGGGGACGCAACAGCGTTAAAGTGACAACAAACAAAGCTGGACCGGTTGCTGCTTGGCAACCTTTCCCAGCGAAGGGTGGACCCGCGTCGTCTAACTACGATGCAGCATCTGAACATTTCATACTCAAAGCGGCACTGATGACGGACGAAAAGCGGGTGACCATTCATATATGGGACATCACTGATAAAAAGAAGAAGGTCCAGGTCGCTGAGTGGGAAATCAAGGACGATACTTACAAGTCCGGAAACATTAGTTTCGACTGCTGGAAATTCGGTATTTATGGTGTTGATAATGTTGTCGTTGCAACACCTGAGCACGAAGAGGAGATCTTCGCCGATAATTTTGATCCACAAAAGCTTGCTGTTGAACCTGAAGGAAAACTCGCGACAAGGTGGGGAGACCTGAAATCGAAGGTCCGATAAACTGAGAGGAATTGAGCCATGACAAGATGTGCGCTTATCAGCGGTAGAGGTATGGGGTTGATGCACGGTGGGAACTTCCACAACCATCCGGACGCGGAAGTCGTCGCGGTATGCGATATGGACCCGGAACTCCTCGCGAAAGCAGAAGAACAATTTGGTGTGCCGGGATATTACTCGATTGAGGAACTCTTAGCGGATTGCGATGCCGAACTCGTGCTTCTCATTGTCAATGAGACCCGTCGTATTCCCCCGCTTCGGCAATTGCTCGAAGCCGGACGCAATGTATTTACAGAGAAACCGCTCTGTGGATTAGAAGGACAGCATCGCGTACGGGAACCCGATCTTGCTATTGCAGCACCCGCTATATCAACATGGCGCGATTCTGGACTGAAGTTCGGCATTGATTTCAACTACCGATTTATGCACCATTTCCGAAA carries:
- a CDS encoding ABC transporter ATP-binding protein; its protein translation is MSKLEVRNLTQSFVQKDTRLQVLDTLNFSVDEGQFVALLGPSGCGKSTLFNIISGLLVPDTGEIYLNGKRIYGNTGDFAYMQQKDLLLPWRTVLRNVLIGPEIHNELLDTAREEAQKRLAQLGLSGFENSYPMQLSGGMRQRVALVRTLLFRKKVLLLDEPFGALDAMTRTVMQSILLDIWAEDRQTVLLITHDIEEALLLADKIYVLTARPATLKAEVPVSLSRPRDITDTALIRLKRELLSLLQIEISAVFDAG
- a CDS encoding NAD(P)-dependent oxidoreductase, which translates into the protein MNTQQLPTIGFIGLGNMGGRMAKNLHNAGHPLMGYDIDPTKCKALAATGATAGKDSNEVVKNSDVIMTSLCSSAVFCSVAEQHLIPNARDGHVFIDLGTTELEQTRKIATALTEKGATLIDAPVSGGSNGSETGTLRIFVGGDAAVVEKHRPILEIIGEPKYVVYCGPSGSGQIVKGVNQLAMGLGDAAFMEAMAYGVCAGVDPEAIRKVVGMGDGWRGQFDRIAKRIVDGTGKTLVVKYPELPYFLAAAEKAGFEIPLTKALYEFCKKGNYEMFDNMNRSSRSFWHELTKDSEEK